The nucleotide window ATTCCCATCACACCAATCGAAAAGAGCGACGTGCGGGGAGAAGAAGTCGAGTTCGCGGAGTGGGGCTTCACTGCATCGGATGTGACGCCATCAATAGCTCGCGCCGCGCAATTGCCGTCGACGCAAGGCATGTTCATATCGGGTTGCCAGGTTGGCGGTGTAGTTGCCAACGCGGGCCTGCGCCAAGGAGATATCGTGCTAAAGGTCGATGGCAAAGACCTGGCGAGCATGACTGCGTTCAAGGAACTGTACAAAGAGCGCATCGAAAGCAAGCAGGCACTTGTGTTGTTCGAAGTGAAAAGCGGTGCATTAACCCGGTTTGTACTGGTAAAGCAGATGGAAGGCGGCGGCACGCCCAATCCAGAAGACAACGAAGATGACGGAGGCAGCTCCGATGAAGGTTAAACGAATTCTCACGTTCTGTTTCGCAGTGGTGACCTTAGCAGGTACGGCGCAGTCGCAAGCGTTGCCGGCTTCGCTGGTAGAGGATGCCTACTCGCGAATTTCGCCTGCAGTTTGTATTGTGAGTTACTCGTCCGATATCACGAATCCCTCCACCGGACAGAGTTCAAAGCGGAACACCCGCGCCCTCGGGTTGCTCGTGTCACCCGACGGGATGGTGATGGCGCACGGACACATGGAGTTGGAGGACTCGGAACCATTCAACATCAAAGTGACGGTGGGTTCCGGAGAATTGGAAAAGGAATATGACGCCAAGTTGCTGAAGAAACCGGAGGACGTCAACATCTGCTTCTTGAAGATTCAGACTGATACGCCTACCCAGTTTCCATTCGCAAGCTTCGCTACCGAGAAGCTCAACTTGGGCGAGGAAGTGGCGATTATAGGACTGCTTGGAGAGACGCTCGACTTCAGCAAATCCGTCATTGTGCGCCATGTCGGGGCGATTCTGGAAAAGCCGCGCACCACCTATTGCATAGACGAACGTCTGCTCTTTGGGTACGTGGGCGGGCCGGTCATTAATGCGAGCGGCAAAGTAATAGGCGTTATCGGTTTTGACTTAACGCCCAACGAAGGCGGTGAATTGTATGTGCGCAGTGGACATCCGCTGATTTATCAAACGGATCTCTTCGAGCGCTACATCAAGAATCCGCCCGTTGAAGGGGAAGAGCAAGGCTCAAAGGAAGATGCCTTCCTGGGGGTGTTCACCCAGCCACTAACGGACGATTTGGCGGAGTACTGGAACCTGCCTCAAAAGGGAGGTGTGGTTGTGGGCACTGTTATCGCGGCATCGCCGGCTGAGGCCGCGGGATTGAAGCTTGGCGATGTGATTGTGAGTTTCAACAACGTTCCCGTGACGGCCAAGCTCGATCGCGACATTGTCGGATTCACGAAGCTTGTGCGCGACACAGGAGTTGGCAAGCCTGTGCCCGTGAAATTGATTCGCGACGGCCAACCGCTTGAGATATCGCTAACCCTGACGCCGCGGCCGAAGTCGGCGAAAGATGCCGGTGAGTTCGAAGACAAGACTTTCGGGCTGACCGTGCGAGAGATCACGACCGACGTACGTATCCTGCTCAATTTGTCCGAAGATGTGCAGGGTGTCATAGTGCGTCGCGTGAAATCGGGTAGCTGGGCAGAGCTCGCGGGAATCATCCCCGGTACTATCATTCTCAACTTCGGGGACTATCCCGTGACGAACCTGAAAGAATTCCAGGACGCAGTCGCCAAGGTATCGGAAGCCAAGCCGAACGAGTTTTCAGCCTTCTGCAGGGTTGGCGCGCGTACGGGCTTCTACCGCATACGCCCCCGCTGGAACAATGGTACGACCAATTAGTCTGATGCTGATTTTCGCAGTCCTCTCCGGTTGCCCCAAGGAACCGGAGAGGAACTTGTTCGCCGAAGCGGAAGTGTTGTACCTGGATATGCGTTACGATGAGGCAATCACATTGTTGAAGCAGCATCTTATCCGCAATCCAAAGGATGCGGGCGCGCATTTTTATCTTGGGACGTGCTACCTGAATTCGCCGAAAAACGGATGGCTGGGCATCGCACAGGGGGAATTGCAGACCGCGTTGGCGCTCTTCAAGGAGCAGGGCAAGGTCAATCCCATCCCCCGATTCAACAACGCGACGTACTTTGAGATGATTTGCCACATTAATCTCGCGAAGGTCTACTTACGGTTGATCGTTAACGTGTTGGACCTTCCCCAGAACCAGTTGGGGGTTGATCGGGGATCTGCGATAGAGAAATTGGTGGAGGGGCTGGAAGAGCAATATGCTGCAGCCCGAGAGATCGCTCCAAACGATCCGGACGTGAAAGCACTCTATGAACGCATAAGCGAAGTAAAGGGTCTACTGCGTTACCGGCCCCGGTCGAATCCGTCGCGCCCAGACAACAACGTGAGTCGAACGACTTTTGTGAGACCGTCCCTAGCCACGCACCGTAAGGCAGCATAAAGGAGGAATCGCCATGCCGGACCCCGTCATCGCCGATCGGAAACCTGCGGTTCTCGAACTGGAGCCGGGCACATACTGGTGGTGCCGATGTGGGCGTTCGAAAGATCAGCCATGGTGCGACGGATCGCACAAGGGCTCCGAATTTTCCCCGTTGGAAGTGACTATCGCGGAGAAGCGCAGTTACGCTATGTGCCAGTGTAAGCATAGCGACAAGTCCCCGTTCTGCGACGGCACACATAAGCGCATATAGCAATCGATGCGCATACTCATCACGGGAGCTTCTGGAAACCTTGGATCCGGACTCGTTGAAGAACTCGAAGGACACCACGAGCTTGTACTGTCCGACGTGTGCGACATGCGCACCGCCCATACCTTCCGTCAAGCCGACTTGAGAAAGCTAGAGGAAGTTCTTCCCATTGCGGAGGGATGCGAGCTAATCGTGCACACGCCCGCTTGGCATGGGATGCACGGAGGACAGAAGAATGAGGCCGAATACTGGCAATTGAACGTCGACGGATCGTTTCATGTGTTTCAATCGGCTTTGGCACACAGCGTACATCAGATGGTATGGGTCTCCAGTGTCGCGATCGCCGGCTGGGAACGGGACAAGTATGGCTTCAGCAAGTTCATAGGCGAACACCTGTGCGGGTATTATCATCGAGTTCATGGGTTGCGAATCGGGATCCTTCGTCCGTGGGATTTCACGCCTTTTGGCGATGACTTCGTGCGATACGGAGAACGACTCCTTACTGGGGGTGTCGACCGAAGAGACGTAATCGGGGCAACGCTTCGCCTGATAGAGCTTGTGAGTCAAGGGACTCTGGATTTCGACTGCTTCGAAATTGGGAAAGATCATCCATTCTCACTGGAAGACTGTGAACGGTTCGCCAACGATCCGAAGGGAATCATTGAATCGTATTGGCCTGGATATGGCGACTTAATTGACAAGTACGCGCTGCGTTTTCCTGAGCATCCAATCTTGAGCGATATCTCGAGGACAAAGGAAGTACTGGGATACGCTCCCAAGTACAACTTCGGGACGTTCTTGGAAGAGCTTCGGGATCGCGATGAGAGAGGTATTCCGGTTCGGTAGTGTGAGGGGGAGTTGTGTCGACTTCAGACAAAAAGCAACGTGAAGAAAACGAGGCAGGTGCAACGCCGATTCCATTTCAGCGCGGCGTAATCGCCATGCAACTCTTATTGATCGTTTTTTTCTCTCTACTGTTCTTTCTGTCTGTGCTGGCAGCGCCGCTATACAAGAGTGCTCTCGGTGGTTTCATCGGCGCGAATGCGCTACCGATTCACACGGGAATGCTCATCGTACTTGCCGCTCAGTTCGTTTGGATATCGAGCCGCGGCAAAGGACGTTCGAGCGCTGATTGCTGGTCCTATTTCGCCATCTTCGCCCTCTTTCTCATCGGAGTCTGCGCGTTCATTTCGGTAGCGCGCGGTCTTAATCATTGGGGCATTCTGATTGGCCACGATGAGCCTCAATACTTCTCATACCTACATTCCTGGGTCTTCGATCACGATCTCAGCTTCGAGAATGAATATCGTGAGATTCCGAATACGTGGAAATCCATGCAGGAAGACCATCCCGAGCGACCGGACTACAACGTCGCGCCGATTGGAAGCGCTGTTATCTGGTTACCCTTCTATTTGACCGCATTGGTCTTTCTGCACCTCGTGAATGCGCTTGGGGTAGCTGTACCACTGAATGGAATGTCGAGTCCATACGCGATGGCGGCTGCATTCGGCAGCCATGTCGCCGCCGCAATTGGAATGGCCCTGATTTACGCAACGCTTCGCAAGTGGTTTTCGGTGCGGGCGTCGCTGATAACGATTCTGTTTCTGTGGACGTCGACTCCGTTGATTTGGTACCTCACCGACCAACCTTGGATGTCGCACGCACCTGACTTTTTTGCAGTCGCGCTCGTGCTTTGGTTCTGGTTACGATTTCGGGAGCGATGGACACTTTGGACTTGGATAGGTTTTGGCGCGACGATCGGACTGGCCTCACTCGTTCGCCCAAATCACATCACGCTAATAATCATTCCCATCTCGGAAGTCATTGTTGCCTCTAGCGGGGCTCGCGCCAAGACGGCAATAGGCGTATTGCTCTGCGCAGGCGCCATGCTTCTCACGTTCTTGCCTCAGATCATCACGCACGCCGTCCGTGAGGATTGGGCGCACAAAGGTATTCACTTTCCACCGGGAAGTCCTATGGAATGGGCGCATCCGGCAATCACAGAAGTGCTGTTTTCGGCTCATCACGGCCTGTTCGCGTGGCACCCGGTGCTTCTGTTTGGATTCATTGGGGTACTCACATTATGGCCTCGGTCGCGCTACATAGCTGTCGTCTGCGCGGTCATTCTTGCCCTCAGCGTATACATGAATGCCGCAATCCAGGCATGGTGGGCGGGTGGATCATTTGGCATGCGTCGGTTTGCGGGAGACATGCCCTTCATGGCGCCGGGCTTCGCCGCATTCGGCGTTTGGTTCGTTGGATTCTGCCGCAAGAGGCCCTTCATTCCCGCGGCGTTTGTTGTTGTCTTGACATTTCTCTACAACGTTACGTTGCAGAAGCAAATGCGCGAAGGGTACACGGATTCGTTGTTGCCCGTGACATTTCAGCGGATATGGTCGCACTCCGCAACCTTGCTCCATGACATGATCGGCAATCCCTTCTCGTTTCCCGCAAACGCGTGGTTCGCATTCAAGCACGATACACCTTTGTCGCAATACGACTACGTGGCAGGAGTCCCTCCGCGCCCCGACATGTATGTGGAAGGCCTCGATCAGAAGCCATTCCTGGGCAAAGGATGGTTGATGAGCATGCAGATCGCCGCCCAGAACGACGGTGGATTCGTCGCGACGGAGAAGGTGTGTACGCTGCTGTTTCAATTAAAATGGGGGCACTCGTACCGAATCAAGCTCGCCATGGTGCCTCCGTCGAGACTCGAGAAAGACCAAGGAGTCGCCTTTGCAGTAAATGGGGTTTCGCTGGGCGCGGCTGTCTTGAAGCAGCACACCCGTTCGGAATTGACGCTCACGGTTCCCGAGAGCGCCGTGCGTCAAGGATTAAATACACTATCACTCACATTCGATAACGTATTGGAAACACCGCGAGCCGGCGTGCGTGGCGGCCCGCAAGGGGGTCGGGGTTTCCCGATGGAGACCAGTCAACCCCTGAGGAATGCCGGGTCACTGCTGACATTCGGCATCGAAACCGCGGACGCGCCACCCTCTCCGGCGCAATCACCTCAACCCCAATAGCTCCGACAAGATCTCGACATCGCCGGGAGCGTATCCGGAGTAGTGGCTATTGAAGTATCCAAAGACGGGGATTTCCTTGTCGAGAATCTGTTTGATAGCAGGAACCCATCGCGCAATATCGTTACGTCGATCAATAACATGTTCTCCCCAAGTCTTCGTGAGTTTCTCGATCCCGTATCGGTCACCCAACCAACGAAAATAGGCAAAATCTCCGGTCAGGAGTTCCTCATGACGGCTGAACCACTCCGGGCTATG belongs to Candidatus Hydrogenedentota bacterium and includes:
- a CDS encoding PDZ domain-containing protein, encoding MKVKRILTFCFAVVTLAGTAQSQALPASLVEDAYSRISPAVCIVSYSSDITNPSTGQSSKRNTRALGLLVSPDGMVMAHGHMELEDSEPFNIKVTVGSGELEKEYDAKLLKKPEDVNICFLKIQTDTPTQFPFASFATEKLNLGEEVAIIGLLGETLDFSKSVIVRHVGAILEKPRTTYCIDERLLFGYVGGPVINASGKVIGVIGFDLTPNEGGELYVRSGHPLIYQTDLFERYIKNPPVEGEEQGSKEDAFLGVFTQPLTDDLAEYWNLPQKGGVVVGTVIAASPAEAAGLKLGDVIVSFNNVPVTAKLDRDIVGFTKLVRDTGVGKPVPVKLIRDGQPLEISLTLTPRPKSAKDAGEFEDKTFGLTVREITTDVRILLNLSEDVQGVIVRRVKSGSWAELAGIIPGTIILNFGDYPVTNLKEFQDAVAKVSEAKPNEFSAFCRVGARTGFYRIRPRWNNGTTN
- a CDS encoding CDGSH iron-sulfur domain-containing protein, whose translation is MPDPVIADRKPAVLELEPGTYWWCRCGRSKDQPWCDGSHKGSEFSPLEVTIAEKRSYAMCQCKHSDKSPFCDGTHKRI
- a CDS encoding glycosyltransferase family 39 protein, yielding MSTSDKKQREENEAGATPIPFQRGVIAMQLLLIVFFSLLFFLSVLAAPLYKSALGGFIGANALPIHTGMLIVLAAQFVWISSRGKGRSSADCWSYFAIFALFLIGVCAFISVARGLNHWGILIGHDEPQYFSYLHSWVFDHDLSFENEYREIPNTWKSMQEDHPERPDYNVAPIGSAVIWLPFYLTALVFLHLVNALGVAVPLNGMSSPYAMAAAFGSHVAAAIGMALIYATLRKWFSVRASLITILFLWTSTPLIWYLTDQPWMSHAPDFFAVALVLWFWLRFRERWTLWTWIGFGATIGLASLVRPNHITLIIIPISEVIVASSGARAKTAIGVLLCAGAMLLTFLPQIITHAVREDWAHKGIHFPPGSPMEWAHPAITEVLFSAHHGLFAWHPVLLFGFIGVLTLWPRSRYIAVVCAVILALSVYMNAAIQAWWAGGSFGMRRFAGDMPFMAPGFAAFGVWFVGFCRKRPFIPAAFVVVLTFLYNVTLQKQMREGYTDSLLPVTFQRIWSHSATLLHDMIGNPFSFPANAWFAFKHDTPLSQYDYVAGVPPRPDMYVEGLDQKPFLGKGWLMSMQIAAQNDGGFVATEKVCTLLFQLKWGHSYRIKLAMVPPSRLEKDQGVAFAVNGVSLGAAVLKQHTRSELTLTVPESAVRQGLNTLSLTFDNVLETPRAGVRGGPQGGRGFPMETSQPLRNAGSLLTFGIETADAPPSPAQSPQPQ
- a CDS encoding NAD(P)-dependent oxidoreductase produces the protein MRILITGASGNLGSGLVEELEGHHELVLSDVCDMRTAHTFRQADLRKLEEVLPIAEGCELIVHTPAWHGMHGGQKNEAEYWQLNVDGSFHVFQSALAHSVHQMVWVSSVAIAGWERDKYGFSKFIGEHLCGYYHRVHGLRIGILRPWDFTPFGDDFVRYGERLLTGGVDRRDVIGATLRLIELVSQGTLDFDCFEIGKDHPFSLEDCERFANDPKGIIESYWPGYGDLIDKYALRFPEHPILSDISRTKEVLGYAPKYNFGTFLEELRDRDERGIPVR